DNA sequence from the bacterium genome:
ACGCTCCGGCGCAGCATAAACAGACGGCGCACTATCAAAAGTGGCTGGAAACCGTAAGCGATATGATGGTAACGCCGCGGACGCGAACAACCTATCACCCGGTTTATCCTGAGGAGTAATAAAGAGGAATGGAGGGCGGCGATATAAACAGGCAAAGCTATTTTAACATTGTGCGATCAAATCCGGGAGCCCCGTTTTACGCTGCATCGTTATCTGAAATCGGGTCATCTGGAAGAAGCGTTTGAAAACGGCGCGCCCAAGCTCTGGATAAAATAACCGATCGTGTCCTGATCAGAACAACGCGCCACCAAAAGACCAGGCTCGCCCAATTGTATTGCGTGTACTGCTTTTTGCACCTGTTATGCCTTGTGCTTTTTTGTGGCGCCGTATCGCAGGCCCCGGTTCATGCCAGCCTCAACTTCTAAGGTGCCCATCCCCATACACCACCCATTTGTAGCTGGTCAGCTCATTGACGCCCACCGGGCCGCGCGCATGCAGCTTGTCGGTGCTGATGCCGACTACGGCGCCCATGCCGTAATCGCCGCCGCCGGACAACCGGGTGGATGCGTTCACCAGCACAGAGCCGGAATCCACAGCAGCCACAAAACGCTGCGCCAGGGGCAAGCTTTGTGTGACGATCGCGTCTGTGTGCCCTGATCCATACGTATTGATGTGGTCGATGGCCTTCTCGACTCCATCCACCACCCGTATGGACAACACCGGCGCCAGGTACTCGGTGC
Encoded proteins:
- a CDS encoding aldehyde dehydrogenase family protein — translated: VEVCNALETLLVDQEAADRLLPPLVKAFQEKNVELRGCERTRALVPDLKAAVEEDWRTEYLAPVLSIRVVDGVEKAIDHINTYGSGHTDAIVTQSLPLAQRFVAAVDSGSVLVNASTRLSGGGDYGMGAVVGISTDKLHARGPVGVNELTSYKWVVYGDGHLRS